One Jeotgalicoccus saudimassiliensis DNA window includes the following coding sequences:
- a CDS encoding IS3 family transposase, giving the protein MEALKHKYPIVHLCQFLEIYRASYYKWLNRKPAQYEKRDQTLMAMMSDTYEALEGIYGYRRMTIYLNHYRQAKVNHKHVYRLMKVMNLKSVIRRKKRRYKTVQPDYVAANILNRKFHAAKPMQKLVTDITEFSTTDGRKVYLSAVLDLCTNKIIAHHIDTHSDQSLVTQTFKQIEPQLIEGQTIIHTDRGSQYTSHAFHHFIKQTQSIHSMSRPGKCIDNGPIENVWGIIKSEKYYLNRYDTITDLKQDITDYIKFYNTQRVTLKMGLKIPA; this is encoded by the coding sequence ATCGAAGCGTTAAAACATAAATACCCGATTGTCCATCTTTGCCAGTTTCTGGAAATTTATCGAGCCAGCTATTATAAATGGCTCAATCGAAAACCCGCACAGTATGAAAAACGGGATCAAACATTGATGGCAATGATGTCAGACACCTATGAAGCATTAGAAGGCATATACGGTTATCGTCGAATGACGATATACCTGAATCATTACAGACAGGCCAAGGTGAATCACAAACATGTATATCGACTGATGAAAGTGATGAACTTGAAATCGGTGATTCGTCGAAAGAAACGTCGATACAAAACAGTCCAACCAGACTATGTTGCTGCGAATATACTGAATCGCAAATTTCATGCAGCTAAACCCATGCAGAAACTGGTGACTGATATTACTGAATTCAGTACGACCGATGGTCGCAAAGTCTATTTAAGTGCCGTGCTGGATCTCTGCACGAATAAAATCATTGCGCATCACATAGATACACATAGCGATCAATCTCTGGTGACTCAGACCTTTAAACAAATAGAGCCACAGTTAATTGAAGGTCAAACCATCATCCACACGGACCGTGGTTCCCAATACACGTCTCATGCGTTTCATCATTTTATTAAACAGACCCAATCGATTCATAGTATGTCGCGTCCTGGAAAATGTATTGATAACGGACCGATTGAGAATGTATGGGGCATTATTAAATCTGAGAAGTATTACTTAAATAGATACGATACTATCACTGACCTAAAACAAGACATCACTGACTATATTAAGTTCTACAATACACAGCGTGTCACATTGAAGATGGGCTTAAAGATACCTGCATAA
- the modB gene encoding molybdate ABC transporter permease subunit, which yields MASLLNNYGITAEEFLTPVLLSLRVAFIALILSFIFGTLIARFMTQKQFKGKIILETIIMLPIVLPPTVVGFILIVIFGNNGFAGNIVEWIFSQSIIFTWYAAVLASTVVSFPLMYQAAKTGFLSIDKDIEDAARVDGASNFQVFMKITLPLAAVPLMTGAILSFARALGEFGATLMIAGNIPGRTQTLPTAIYVALQSGNIELAWLWVITIIVISFIMLLFVRTKSAD from the coding sequence ATGGCTTCACTGCTGAATAACTACGGCATTACGGCAGAAGAATTTCTGACACCGGTTCTTCTGTCTCTGAGAGTCGCATTTATTGCGCTGATATTATCGTTTATTTTCGGCACGTTAATCGCACGCTTTATGACACAGAAACAATTTAAAGGAAAAATCATACTCGAAACGATTATTATGCTGCCGATAGTGCTGCCGCCGACGGTAGTCGGTTTTATTCTTATTGTAATATTCGGCAATAACGGCTTTGCCGGTAATATCGTTGAATGGATATTCAGTCAGTCGATTATATTTACCTGGTATGCAGCAGTGCTTGCGAGTACGGTCGTATCATTTCCGCTCATGTACCAGGCGGCGAAAACCGGATTTTTAAGTATCGATAAAGACATTGAAGATGCAGCGAGAGTAGACGGGGCAAGTAATTTTCAGGTATTCATGAAAATTACGCTGCCTCTTGCCGCGGTGCCGCTGATGACCGGTGCGATACTGAGCTTTGCACGTGCACTGGGAGAATTCGGGGCAACGCTGATGATCGCAGGGAATATCCCGGGACGGACACAGACACTGCCGACCGCGATATATGTTGCCCTGCAATCCGGTAATATAGAACTCGCATGGCTCTGGGTGATTACGATTATCGTGATTTCGTTTATTATGCTGCTGTTTGTGAGAACAAAATCAGCGGACTAG
- the rpsR gene encoding 30S ribosomal protein S18, translating into MAGPRRGGRRRKKVCYFTANGITHIDYKEVELLKKFISERGKILPRRVTGTSAKYQRQLTGAIKRARHMALLPYVKEEQ; encoded by the coding sequence ATGGCAGGTCCAAGAAGAGGCGGTCGTCGTCGTAAAAAAGTTTGTTATTTCACAGCAAACGGTATTACGCACATCGACTACAAAGAAGTAGAACTTCTTAAAAAGTTCATTTCTGAACGTGGGAAAATTCTTCCTAGACGTGTTACAGGTACTTCAGCGAAGTATCAGCGTCAGTTAACTGGTGCTATCAAACGTGCACGTCACATGGCATTATTACCATATGTTAAAGAAGAACAGTAA
- the modA gene encoding molybdate ABC transporter substrate-binding protein, with amino-acid sequence MTHLNKSKRVLLVCLSAVVTVLTACGGDKADSGDESVTLTVSAAASLTDALQETAEMFHEEHPEIKVDFNFGGSGALQQQISNGAPADMFFSASSDDFKVLLENGSIAKENSVSLLHNELVLITPKDNETVTSFDDIEDASRIAVGTPDSVPAGQYSMQTIDTLGLTADLEQKLVYAEDVRAVLTYVERGEVDAGLVYRTDALTSDSVGIADTAPAGAHEPIVYPVGLIQESDNAEAAETFYEYLQSADALAVFEKYGFTAE; translated from the coding sequence ATGACTCATCTGAATAAATCGAAAAGGGTGCTGCTCGTGTGTCTGTCCGCTGTTGTGACTGTGCTGACGGCATGCGGCGGTGACAAAGCGGACAGTGGGGATGAATCTGTTACGCTGACAGTATCCGCTGCTGCGAGTTTGACAGATGCGCTGCAGGAGACAGCGGAAATGTTCCATGAGGAACATCCGGAGATTAAAGTCGATTTTAACTTCGGGGGTTCCGGTGCACTGCAGCAGCAGATCTCTAATGGCGCACCTGCAGATATGTTCTTTTCCGCTTCGTCAGACGACTTTAAAGTGCTGCTTGAGAACGGCAGTATTGCAAAAGAAAATTCGGTGAGTCTGCTGCACAATGAACTGGTGCTGATCACACCAAAAGATAATGAGACTGTGACTTCATTCGATGACATTGAAGACGCATCGCGTATTGCGGTCGGGACGCCGGATTCGGTGCCGGCAGGACAATACAGTATGCAGACAATCGATACTCTCGGCCTGACGGCGGACCTTGAACAGAAACTCGTTTATGCAGAAGATGTTCGTGCTGTATTAACTTACGTGGAACGCGGTGAAGTTGATGCAGGACTGGTGTACAGAACGGATGCGTTAACGAGTGACTCGGTCGGGATAGCGGACACGGCACCAGCCGGTGCGCATGAACCGATCGTCTATCCTGTCGGACTAATTCAGGAATCGGATAATGCTGAAGCGGCGGAAACATTTTATGAATATCTGCAGTCTGCCGACGCCTTAGCAGTGTTTGAGAAATATGGCTTCACTGCTGAATAA
- a CDS encoding VOC family protein — MNYQKIVPHLWFDKKAVEAAQWYTSIFPNSEIIRKDTFKDTPSGQATQVVFKLMGYEFMALSAGPYATKNPSISFIVQVNRNNAELVDKLYKKLKQDGKVLMPLDKYPFNDKYAWVEDKYGTSWQLWLRDHRSNKNNIVPSLMFANDNKGKAKEATELYVDTFKKSEHLASLNYPPGMEPDTEDMIMHGEARLFNKRFSFNDSGHKHDFDFSEGVSLLVKCDNQKEIDKYWEKLSAVPEAEECGWLKDKFGVSWQIVPKVMDEMLEEGTPEQIARVTQAFLKMKKFDIETLEEAYNLDKKNL; from the coding sequence GTGAACTATCAAAAAATTGTCCCGCATTTATGGTTTGATAAAAAAGCTGTTGAAGCCGCGCAGTGGTACACTTCGATTTTCCCGAATTCTGAAATTATCAGGAAAGATACTTTTAAAGATACGCCGTCAGGTCAAGCGACACAGGTTGTGTTTAAACTGATGGGCTACGAATTTATGGCACTGAGTGCCGGGCCGTACGCAACGAAAAATCCATCGATTTCTTTTATCGTTCAAGTTAATAGAAATAATGCAGAGCTGGTCGATAAGTTATATAAAAAACTGAAACAGGACGGTAAAGTATTAATGCCGCTGGATAAGTATCCGTTTAACGATAAATATGCCTGGGTCGAAGATAAATACGGCACATCCTGGCAGCTGTGGCTGCGTGATCACCGAAGTAATAAAAATAATATCGTACCGTCACTGATGTTCGCGAACGATAATAAGGGCAAGGCAAAAGAAGCAACGGAGCTTTATGTTGACACGTTTAAAAAAAGTGAACATCTCGCATCGTTAAATTACCCGCCGGGTATGGAGCCTGATACAGAAGATATGATTATGCACGGTGAAGCCCGGCTGTTTAATAAGCGTTTTTCGTTTAACGACAGCGGACATAAGCATGATTTTGATTTCTCAGAAGGTGTTTCACTGCTTGTAAAATGCGATAATCAAAAAGAAATTGATAAATACTGGGAAAAATTATCGGCAGTGCCGGAAGCAGAAGAGTGCGGCTGGCTGAAAGATAAGTTTGGAGTGTCGTGGCAAATCGTCCCGAAAGTGATGGATGAGATGCTGGAAGAAGGTACTCCCGAACAGATAGCACGTGTCACACAGGCATTTCTTAAAATGAAAAAATTTGATATTGAGACGCTTGAAGAAGCATATAACTTAGATAAAAAGAACTTATAA
- a CDS encoding helix-turn-helix domain-containing protein codes for MKSNIKYSTNELLKYIELYLEGVSLRELRDNYQFDLDPSTFRQYVRKYLEHGVNGLLRQHNNRHYSDQFKYKVIQEYLRSDTSYKTLAVKYNIPSHHTVRQWVIRYTEGKENRTYSPKPEVYQMKSRKTTYEERIEIVETVINNQLSYKDAAEKFKVSYNNVYSWTQKYKKFGPKALEDNRGKKKPSEAQTSEEQLRTEIEALRVRNQWLEMENETLKKQEQMERELIRQEFAKKRRTKRSKR; via the coding sequence TTGAAATCGAATATAAAATATTCAACGAATGAACTATTGAAATATATCGAATTATATTTAGAGGGTGTCTCTTTACGAGAGCTACGTGATAATTATCAGTTTGATTTAGATCCATCGACTTTTCGGCAGTATGTCAGGAAATATTTAGAACATGGAGTGAACGGTTTACTTAGACAACACAATAATCGACATTATTCAGATCAATTTAAATATAAAGTGATTCAAGAATATCTTCGCAGTGATACGAGTTATAAAACGTTGGCTGTTAAATATAATATTCCTAGTCATCATACGGTGCGACAATGGGTGATACGATATACTGAAGGCAAAGAGAATCGAACGTATTCTCCAAAACCGGAGGTCTATCAAATGAAAAGCAGAAAAACAACATATGAGGAACGTATCGAGATTGTGGAAACCGTCATAAATAACCAATTATCTTATAAGGATGCGGCAGAAAAATTTAAGGTCAGCTACAATAACGTCTATTCATGGACGCAAAAATATAAGAAATTTGGACCGAAAGCACTCGAAGATAATCGGGGTAAGAAGAAACCATCCGAAGCTCAAACCAGCGAAGAACAACTGAGAACTGAGATTGAAGCGCTCAGAGTCCGGAATCAGTGGTTAGAAATGGAAAATGAAACGTTAAAAAAGCAGGAACAAATGGAAAGAGAGTTGATCAGACAAGAATTCGCCAAAAAGCGTCGTACCAAACGATCGAAGCGTTAA